One Oceanicoccus sagamiensis genomic region harbors:
- a CDS encoding YfiR family protein, with the protein MHKPSPLISRYLCLLVLMTAPALANEDIVSREYKIKAAYLYNLIKFVNWPESEALSQSTTNICVFGDNPFDGHLNKLSSRKAKGRDIQITYLQPQQDNAACHILFIPRSASAEIAKHDKTKPQLLTVGEDKQFLEEGGLISLVVANNNVQLQINLTKAKELGFEISGNLLEIAKVVK; encoded by the coding sequence ATGCATAAGCCAAGCCCTCTAATTAGCCGCTATTTATGCCTTTTGGTATTGATGACGGCTCCAGCGCTGGCTAATGAAGACATCGTCTCCCGTGAATATAAAATCAAAGCGGCCTACCTGTATAACCTGATCAAGTTTGTTAACTGGCCTGAATCAGAGGCCTTATCACAATCCACCACCAATATTTGTGTTTTTGGCGACAACCCTTTTGACGGCCACCTGAATAAATTATCCAGCCGAAAAGCCAAAGGCCGTGATATCCAGATTACCTATTTACAGCCGCAACAGGATAATGCGGCTTGCCATATCCTTTTTATACCCAGATCCGCTTCAGCTGAAATCGCCAAGCATGATAAAACCAAGCCACAATTACTCACGGTAGGAGAAGATAAGCAGTTTCTCGAAGAAGGCGGCCTGATTAGTCTTGTTGTCGCCAACAATAACGTTCAACTCCAGATCAATCTGACCAAGGCAAAAGAACTTGGCTTTGAGATCAGCGGCAATTTGTTAGAAATTGCCAAAGTTGTTAAGTAG
- a CDS encoding EAL domain-containing protein produces the protein MPISSQPFRDLPIAKKLTLFCVIISLVSLIVAMIAIIFYDRYSFEDILKNELVVLASVISNRSSAAIVFDDSELAGNNLKSLSFQKAIVAACIYKFDDNEPESGITTRLASFPNNSVNCPTYTPTDTFLIDSVDNQYIELIQPIMLDNSIIGYLYLQSNTKNLQDRQTNHVYVMLIVSLFAVLIAFWLANIFARWISGPLLSLGLTAQSIAEEDDYSRRADKHHNDEVGRVVDSFNLMLDVIEREDADLRESEEKFRLISASSKVGIFQLDTQGNIVYANDELSQITGLSNNTIIEQNWLSVIHDDDRSVIENSWQSMLSNNQAININCRLQNGSIKWISGHVGLLTSNDAQVLGYLGTINDITEIKNAQVQLEQMAFYDTLTGLANRRLFRNRLEHVISNLKREGNSLGLILLDLDNFKNINDSLGHDSGDALLTLIAERLQECVRASDTVARLGGDEFAIILPGISSSLAASHVAEKIIDTLKRPIALNETEIRITASAGISMAPEDSNSAEELIKNADLALYRAKDQGRDNYQFFTSEMNTQLINHLQLIQDLRKALEAREFHLVYQPQIDIKQGQLIGFEALIRWQNSERGFVSPMDFIPAAEETGLIIPLGRWVISEACRQLRHMCDNGLVGDNVVMTVNLSVLQFQDDELISFIQSNLKEYQLKPGQFEIELTETVLMENLDDALIKLEALKALGILISIDDFGTGYSSLGYLKRLPVNIVKVDRSFVMDIPQDKDDMAITAAVIAMAHKLNYQVVAEGVETEEQLQFLESCQCDYGQGYYFSRPLPASDLEEFCNDFNLESIRNASAS, from the coding sequence ATGCCGATTTCCTCGCAGCCATTCAGAGATTTACCCATCGCAAAAAAGCTAACGCTGTTTTGCGTGATTATCAGCCTGGTCAGCTTGATCGTGGCCATGATAGCCATTATTTTTTATGACCGTTACAGCTTTGAAGATATCCTTAAAAATGAGCTAGTGGTGCTAGCGTCGGTTATCAGTAACCGCAGTTCAGCCGCCATTGTGTTTGATGATAGTGAGCTGGCTGGCAACAACCTGAAAAGCCTGTCATTCCAAAAAGCCATTGTCGCCGCCTGTATCTATAAATTCGACGACAACGAACCAGAGTCAGGTATTACCACTCGACTGGCAAGCTTTCCCAACAACTCGGTTAACTGCCCAACCTATACACCCACAGACACATTTTTAATTGATTCAGTGGATAATCAGTATATCGAGCTGATCCAACCCATCATGCTCGACAACAGCATTATTGGTTATCTCTACCTGCAATCTAACACCAAAAACCTGCAAGACCGGCAAACCAATCACGTCTATGTGATGTTGATTGTTTCTTTATTTGCGGTACTGATTGCCTTTTGGTTGGCCAATATATTTGCTCGCTGGATATCCGGCCCCCTACTATCACTTGGCTTAACTGCACAGTCTATTGCTGAAGAAGATGATTATTCACGCAGAGCCGACAAACACCACAATGACGAAGTGGGACGCGTGGTAGATTCCTTTAACCTGATGCTCGATGTTATTGAGCGTGAAGATGCAGACTTAAGAGAGAGCGAAGAGAAATTCCGCCTGATTAGCGCCTCATCAAAAGTCGGTATCTTTCAGCTAGATACTCAAGGCAATATTGTTTATGCCAACGATGAGTTATCACAAATCACCGGCCTGTCGAATAACACCATTATTGAACAGAACTGGCTATCGGTTATTCATGATGATGATAGATCGGTTATCGAAAATAGCTGGCAATCGATGCTATCTAACAACCAGGCTATCAATATTAATTGCCGCCTGCAAAATGGCAGCATTAAATGGATTAGCGGCCACGTGGGATTACTCACCAGCAATGACGCCCAGGTACTTGGCTACCTTGGCACGATCAATGATATTACTGAGATCAAAAACGCACAGGTTCAACTTGAGCAAATGGCGTTTTATGACACCCTGACGGGCCTGGCTAACCGACGCCTGTTTAGAAACCGCTTGGAACATGTGATAAGCAACCTCAAGCGAGAAGGTAATAGCCTGGGCTTGATCTTGCTCGATCTCGATAATTTTAAAAACATTAACGATTCATTGGGGCATGATTCCGGTGACGCCCTACTCACTCTTATTGCTGAACGTTTACAGGAATGTGTTCGTGCCAGCGACACAGTAGCCAGACTAGGTGGTGATGAATTTGCCATTATACTGCCGGGCATCAGTAGTTCACTGGCTGCATCTCATGTTGCTGAAAAAATTATCGACACACTGAAAAGACCTATCGCACTCAACGAAACAGAAATTCGCATTACCGCCAGCGCTGGTATTTCGATGGCACCCGAAGATAGTAACAGCGCCGAAGAACTGATTAAAAATGCCGACCTTGCGCTCTACCGTGCCAAAGATCAGGGTCGGGATAATTACCAATTTTTCACCTCAGAGATGAATACCCAGCTGATCAACCACTTGCAGCTTATTCAGGACTTAAGAAAAGCTCTGGAGGCCAGAGAGTTTCATCTGGTTTACCAACCACAGATTGATATCAAGCAAGGCCAGCTGATTGGTTTTGAAGCTTTGATACGCTGGCAAAATTCTGAACGCGGTTTTGTCAGCCCCATGGACTTTATCCCCGCCGCAGAAGAGACCGGCTTAATTATTCCACTGGGTCGATGGGTCATTTCCGAAGCTTGTCGACAGCTAAGGCATATGTGCGATAACGGCTTAGTCGGTGATAACGTCGTTATGACCGTCAATCTGTCCGTTTTACAATTCCAGGATGATGAATTAATCAGCTTTATACAATCGAACCTGAAAGAATATCAATTAAAACCGGGACAGTTTGAAATAGAATTAACAGAAACCGTGTTAATGGAGAACCTGGATGATGCCCTAATCAAACTTGAGGCATTAAAGGCGCTGGGGATTTTAATTTCTATTGACGACTTTGGCACCGGTTATTCTTCTTTGGGCTATCTAAAACGCCTGCCTGTTAATATCGTTAAAGTAGATCGCTCCTTTGTGATGGATATCCCTCAGGACAAAGATGATATGGCTATTACCGCCGCTGTTATTGCCATGGCACACAAACTTAACTACCAAGTGGTTGCCGAAGGTGTTGAAACTGAAGAGCAATTACAATTCCTTGAGTCCTGTCAATGTGATTACGGTCAAGGCTATTACTTTAGCCGTCCATTGCCAGCCTCTGACCTCGAGGAATTCTGCAACGACTTTAACCTCGAATCCATACGCAACGCTTCCGCCAGCTAA
- the ylqF gene encoding ribosome biogenesis GTPase YlqF, with product MSIQWFPGHMNKARKQVEEILPQIHLIIEVLDARIPFSSENPMIAKLRGDKPCIKVLTKSDLADPALTKQWITYLDQKQGVKALALTTQQPEKTQSLIDLCRKILPERDKGHNDIHVMIMGIPNVGKSTLINTLAGKTIAKTGNEPAVTKGQQRINLRNGIMLFDTPGMLWPKVESEQGSYRLATTGAIKDTAMSYDDVAFFAADFLLKHYPELLKKRYQLDNLPDTELEFLEIIGKKRGCLRSGGKVDLEKISTILLHELRAGTLGRITLETPEQTERETVIVEQQIEARAAKKAARKKNRKKGGH from the coding sequence ATGAGCATTCAATGGTTTCCCGGCCATATGAACAAGGCCCGCAAACAGGTTGAGGAAATACTTCCTCAGATACACCTGATTATTGAAGTGCTTGACGCCCGCATTCCCTTTAGCAGTGAAAACCCCATGATCGCCAAATTGCGTGGCGACAAACCCTGCATCAAAGTATTAACAAAAAGTGATTTGGCCGACCCGGCACTGACCAAACAATGGATCACTTATCTGGATCAAAAGCAAGGCGTTAAGGCGCTGGCACTCACCACTCAACAACCTGAAAAAACTCAAAGCCTGATTGATCTCTGCCGTAAAATATTGCCCGAACGGGATAAAGGCCACAACGATATACACGTAATGATTATGGGTATACCCAATGTGGGTAAATCTACCCTGATCAATACCCTCGCCGGTAAAACCATTGCCAAGACGGGGAACGAGCCTGCCGTTACCAAAGGCCAGCAACGTATCAATTTACGCAATGGCATTATGCTATTTGATACACCTGGAATGCTGTGGCCCAAAGTAGAAAGCGAACAAGGTAGCTACCGGCTGGCAACTACCGGCGCAATAAAGGATACCGCTATGAGCTATGACGATGTGGCTTTTTTTGCCGCTGACTTTTTGCTTAAGCATTACCCTGAATTACTAAAGAAGCGCTACCAGCTAGATAACCTGCCTGACACCGAACTTGAGTTTCTAGAAATTATCGGGAAAAAACGCGGCTGCTTACGCTCAGGAGGAAAGGTAGATCTGGAAAAAATATCAACGATTTTATTACACGAACTTAGAGCCGGTACACTTGGGCGTATCACTCTGGAAACACCGGAACAAACCGAGCGGGAAACCGTTATTGTAGAGCAACAGATAGAAGCCAGAGCAGCAAAAAAAGCTGCACGAAAAAAGAATAGAAAAAAAGGCGGGCATTAA
- a CDS encoding GGDEF domain-containing protein, whose translation MLAKTKPAKIRVLVIDDSRLIRIAASKMFGDDFDVVLGVDGADGWDIIQRDPDIQVVFTDLVMPEMDGFELLKLIRTSNRQAISNLPVIVATGADNPEVAKQKAISLGATDFITKPFDGMAIKARAISYAKYHQANKQLQEHTTLDVLTGLMNAKGLYRQLEKEVAFVARHNSSMTVMSIQVDGFKDLFIRIGRAGTEAIIKKVARVLNDTVRKEDTIARTGVAAFTVSMPLAQGENALELADRICQKVEAFRAKLDGKRMKITVSVGICVVEDNSVSDVETLLDISEQALLKASRRGSSQMSQMTMQEYQALQAQAARDTLSIDTLLAKIEAGQQSEVIPCLDVALERLAPLLMLLSNEQKQRVITYR comes from the coding sequence ATGCTCGCAAAGACCAAACCCGCCAAAATACGTGTATTGGTGATAGATGACTCCAGGCTGATTCGAATTGCTGCCAGCAAGATGTTTGGCGATGATTTTGATGTTGTGCTGGGTGTTGACGGTGCTGATGGCTGGGATATTATCCAGCGCGACCCGGATATTCAGGTGGTATTTACCGATTTGGTCATGCCAGAGATGGATGGTTTTGAGCTGTTAAAGCTGATTAGAACCAGTAATCGTCAGGCTATCAGTAACCTGCCTGTCATTGTCGCTACTGGAGCAGATAACCCGGAGGTTGCCAAGCAGAAGGCAATTAGTCTGGGTGCTACTGATTTTATTACCAAGCCTTTTGATGGTATGGCGATTAAAGCCAGAGCGATCTCCTATGCCAAATATCATCAGGCGAATAAGCAGTTACAGGAACATACTACCCTCGATGTTTTAACCGGCTTAATGAATGCCAAAGGTTTGTATCGCCAGCTGGAGAAGGAGGTGGCCTTTGTTGCACGCCATAACTCCAGCATGACGGTGATGTCGATTCAGGTCGATGGTTTTAAAGATTTGTTTATTCGTATTGGCCGCGCTGGAACAGAGGCAATTATCAAGAAGGTTGCCAGGGTGTTAAACGATACGGTTAGGAAAGAGGACACTATAGCCCGTACCGGTGTCGCTGCTTTTACTGTGAGTATGCCTTTGGCACAGGGTGAAAATGCGCTGGAGTTAGCTGACCGCATTTGTCAGAAGGTAGAGGCCTTTAGGGCCAAGTTGGACGGCAAGCGGATGAAGATAACAGTCTCTGTTGGCATCTGTGTGGTGGAAGATAATAGTGTTTCGGATGTTGAGACCTTGTTGGATATCTCTGAGCAGGCATTGTTGAAGGCCTCACGCCGTGGTAGCAGCCAGATGTCACAAATGACGATGCAGGAGTATCAAGCCTTGCAGGCGCAGGCTGCCAGAGACACCTTATCGATTGATACCTTGCTGGCTAAAATTGAGGCTGGTCAGCAAAGTGAGGTTATTCCTTGCTTGGATGTTGCGCTAGAGCGGCTTGCCCCGTTGTTAATGTTGCTTTCTAACGAACAGAAGCAAAGGGTGATTACCTATCGTTAG
- a CDS encoding FHA domain-containing protein, with the protein MKTLHKLIAIETGEEFELNQHKLSIGRDKNSDIVLRHGYPSRYHATLTIIGNVITLEDLGSTNGTCVNNIKIYKPTIVHEGDVIQFDSIGYHLVSNETEESTVLMKNLKPANAVEEESSVVIIGGFSTNDDTAVREAYPLPASWSLQDEGGIGSTQEIDRYPMQVIDGLIANNLPDKESLSAVLVVTSGKHETRLIGLSLNNKEQLWTIGRSGRHPIVLTDASISSTHACVFYNQGRWGISDERSKNGTAVNDITINESPLMSSDKITLGQVNLVFRILAH; encoded by the coding sequence ATGAAAACGCTACACAAACTCATTGCCATCGAAACCGGTGAAGAGTTTGAACTCAACCAGCATAAACTCAGTATTGGCCGAGATAAGAACTCGGATATCGTACTGCGCCACGGCTACCCCTCCCGCTACCACGCCACACTCACCATTATTGGCAATGTCATCACTCTGGAGGACCTCGGCTCAACCAACGGTACCTGCGTCAACAATATTAAGATTTATAAGCCAACCATTGTGCATGAAGGTGATGTTATCCAGTTTGATAGCATTGGCTATCACCTGGTTTCTAATGAAACCGAAGAAAGCACCGTACTAATGAAAAACCTTAAACCGGCCAATGCAGTGGAAGAGGAATCTTCTGTCGTCATTATCGGCGGTTTTTCTACCAATGATGATACGGCCGTCAGGGAAGCCTACCCATTGCCTGCTAGCTGGTCACTGCAAGATGAAGGCGGCATAGGTTCTACTCAGGAGATTGATCGCTACCCTATGCAGGTGATTGACGGCCTGATTGCCAATAACCTGCCGGATAAAGAGAGTTTATCAGCCGTACTGGTCGTGACCTCAGGCAAACATGAAACGCGGTTGATAGGGCTTTCATTAAATAATAAAGAACAACTGTGGACCATAGGACGTTCGGGCAGGCATCCTATTGTGCTAACGGATGCCAGCATTTCATCAACCCATGCCTGTGTTTTTTACAATCAGGGACGCTGGGGCATCAGTGATGAAAGGTCAAAAAACGGGACTGCCGTTAACGATATTACTATCAATGAATCCCCGTTAATGAGTAGCGACAAAATCACTCTCGGCCAGGTCAACCTTGTATTTAGGATTCTGGCTCACTAA